From the genome of Denticeps clupeoides chromosome 4, fDenClu1.1, whole genome shotgun sequence, one region includes:
- the LOC114788644 gene encoding alpha/beta-gliadin A-V-like, translating to MGLRAVSTLASFFCVCNAIPIFRPGLGVFTSTSTEVIRPNILTLPNVAFGQPQIVNFNPQLPGNPFLFPQQEIFPMNPNAPIAPINPALYNLPMQVPQNQGPQGFPYFMNYPQQKPPMVMPPNQNTAQQNMERATQGSQTPMQNQARDVWTMSPPPDNRGDTAGAAIEEGYPSFSFMP from the exons ATGGGTCTCAGAGCTGTATCTACCTTGGCTTCTTTCTTTTGTGTATGCAATGCCATACCA ATTTTTCGACCTGGTCTTGGAGTTTTTACAAGTACCAGTACCGAG GTCATTCGTCCAAACATTCTGACCCTTCCCAATGTTGCCTTTGGTCAGCCACAA ATCGTGAACTTTAACCCTCAGTTGCCTGGGAACCCTTTCCTTTTCCCCCAACAGGAGATTTTCCCCATGAATCCAAATGCTCCAATAGCCCCAATAAACCCAGCCTTG TACAATCTTCCAATGCAAGTTCCTCAAAATCAAGGGCCACAG GGCTTCCCGTACTTCATGAACTATCCCCAGCAAAAGCCACCTATGGTGATGCCACCTAATCAAAACACTGCCCAACAGAACATGGAGAGGGCCACCCAGGGGTCACAGACGCCAATGCAG AACCAGGCCAGAGATGTGTGGACCATGAGCCCACCTCCTGATAATCGAGGAGACACGGCTGGAGCTGCCATTGAAGAG GGGTATCCTAGTTTTTCCTTCATGCCATAG